Proteins encoded together in one Electrophorus electricus isolate fEleEle1 chromosome 9, fEleEle1.pri, whole genome shotgun sequence window:
- the spaca9 gene encoding sperm acrosome-associated protein 9, producing MLPFITQTPAGQKLLELRRKDNGAQLTPEELIQIIKQPSGCHCVQRYMTHHCSNATERPIFLLFLVIIADLETEFKLLECSASTQSFSSEALDTCKNFALTGASVPLPSITATNGPLRQTVASKVENICAEQSRKVASASTRPRHASP from the exons ATGTTACCATTCATCACCCAAACACCTGCAGGACAGAAACTCTTGGAATTAAGGAGGAAAGACAATGGGGCACAGCTCACTCCTGAAGAGCTGATTCAAATCATCAAACAGCCATCAGGCTGCCACTGC GTACAACGGTATATGACCCACCATTGCAGTAATGCCACAGAGAGGCCAATCTTCCTGCTCTTTCTGGTGATCATAGCCGACCTCGAGACTGAGTTTAAACTCCTCGAGTGCTCAGCATCCACCCAAAGCTTCTCCAGTGAAGCTCTAGACACCTGCAAGAA CTTCGCGCTGACGGGAGCTAGCGTCCCATTGCCCTCAATTACCGCCACTAACGGGCCTCTCCGGCAAACAGTAGCCAGCAAAGTAGAGAACATTTGTGCAGAGCAGAGTAGGAAAGTAGCTAGTGCATCCACTAGACCCAGACATGCC AGTCCCTGA